The Ketogulonicigenium robustum nucleotide sequence ACTTGGGGTGAAAGCCACGGGCCCGCGCTGGGCGCAGTCGTCGATGGCTGCCCCCCCGGTATCGCGGTCGATGCCGCTATGCTGCAGCACTGGCTGGACAAGCGCAAACCGGGCCAGAACCGTAACACCACCCAGCGGCAGGAACCCGACGCGGTCGAAATTCTGTCCGGCGTGTTCGAGGGGAAAACCACCGGCACCCCGATCCAGCTGTTGATCCGCAACACCGACCAGCGATCCAAGGATTACGGCGACATCGCCACCAGCTTTCGCCCGGGTCATGCCGATATCACCTACTACCAGAAATACGGCATCCGTGATTATCGCGGTGGCGGGCGCTCGTCCGCGCGTGAAACGGCGGCGCGTGTGGCCGCAGGCGGCATTGCGCGCGAGGTGCTGAAGGCGCTGGCTCCGCAGGTCAAAATCACCGCCTACATGGTGCAGATGGGCAGCCGCGCCATCGACCGCACCCGCTTTGACTGGGACGAGATTGCCCGCAACGATTTCTGGTGCCCTGATGCCGAAACCGCCGTGCTGTGGAACGACACGTTGGATCACCTGCGCCGCAAAGACCACGATTCCGTTGGTGCCATGATTGAGGTCGTGGCCAGCGGCGTGCCGGTCGGCCTTGGCGCGCCGATTTACGGCAAGCTCGACAGCGATCTGGCCAGCGCGATGATGTCGATCAACGCCGTGAAGGGCGTCGAGATCGGCGAGGGCATGGCCGCCGCCGCCCTGCGCGGCAGCGAAAACGCGGACGGGATCTATTACGAAGACGGCGAGATCCGCTACGGCTCGAACCACGCGGGCGGGATTTTGGGCGGGATTTCGACGGGCCAGGATATTGTTGTGCGCTTTGCGGTCAAGCCGACTTCCTCGATTCTGACGCCGCGCCAGTCGATCCAGATCGACGGCACCCCGCTGGAGGTCATTACCAAAGGCCGTCACGACCCCTGCGTCGGTATCCGCGCCGTCCCCGTTGCCGAGGCGATGATGGCGCTGGTGTTGGCCGATCATCTGCTGCTGGATCGCGGGCAAACCGGCGGCGTGCGCGGGCATATTGGCGCGGACTGAAATATTTCAATAATGTGATCTCATTTCGGGTCGCCGCATAAAAATAAGATTTGATTTAAATTGAACGCGCTCCTAGAAGCGCGCGTTCTTTCGTATCATCTTTTTTGTGAGGCTCTTGTGGCAACAGTCACTGTGCATCTGCCTGCCGATTTTACTATCACCCGAAATGATGGATCAAATGGTGGTCGCGGATCTTCCACCTGGAATTCCGGCCTGATTCAGGCTGGCCGCGATTACGACGCTTTTGACGGCGAACAGATCGATCTGCGTTTTGTATTCAATAGTTCTGCCGAGCAAACCATCAGCTTTGACGACGAAGACGGCCTTTTAAAGGACGCCACGCAGTCGGTTTCGGGTGACAGCATCCCAACGGATCGCCTGAACAGCGCGATTACGATTGGCGGCACCACCTATACCCCGACGGATATCGGCACGACGATGGGCCAAGGTGCCGTTTATGTCGAAAGCGAATACGCGCTGAAATTGCAAGATGTGGCGGGCAATCTATTTAAGGTTGCAGTCATCTCTATTTCCACGGGATATCAAATTAATATCGTCGGGTTTGTTTTCGAAGGTTCTATTCCTGCCGACGGGACAATTCTCTATTTCCTGACAAACACCGGAAGCTATCTGAACGGGAATGATGCGACGATTTCGCTTGCCCCCGCGCGGCCAGTGACCTGTTTTGCGGGTGGTACCCAAATATTGACGGATAGAGGCTTGCTAGCTGTCGATGATTTGGCCGTTGGTGATATGGTCGTGACTTTGGATGGCGGTGCTATGCCCGTGCGCTGGGTCGGTTCGCGCCATTTGTCGGCGCTGGATCTGGCTGCACAGCCGAAACTGCGTCCCATCCGCATTCGCGCCGGTGCGTTTGGCCCCGGCGTGCCTGCTGCCGACCTGCTAGTCTCGCCACAGCACCGCGTTTTGGTCAATTCGGTGGTGGCGCAGCGCATGTTTAATGCCGCGCAGATCCTGATTGCCGCGAAAGAGCTGGTCGGCTTGCCGGGCGTGGAAGTCGCGGTCGATTTGCAGGACGTGAGCTATTGGCACTTCATGTTCGACAGCCATCAGGTGGTCTTCTCGAACAAGCTGCCGACCGAAAGCCTGTTCACCGGCAAAGAGGCACTGAAGTCTTTGGGTGCGTCGGCGCGTATGGAAATCCTCGCCCTCTTCCCAGAACTGAGCGAGGAGCAGCTGACTACCCGCGCCCCCGCGCGGCAGATCGTCAAGGGCGCGCAGGGCCGCAAGTTCGTTGAACGCATCTTGCGCAACGGCAAACGCCTCGCAGCCTGAGGAACGATAAAAAGGCCGCCCGATGGGGCGGCCTTTCGCGTAAGTCCTGTGTCAATTACAGGCTTGGTCCAATCGCTCTCGCGCCGATTAGGCGTTGACCGAATCCTTCAGCGCCTTGGCGACGGTGACCTTGACGGCCTTGTCGGCGGGCTTCTCGTGGCTCTCGTTGGTGCGGGGGTTGCGCACCATGCGGGCCGGGCGCTCGCGGCAATAGAACTTGCCGACGCCGGGCAGCGTCACGGCGCCGCCTTCGGCGACTTCCTTGGTGATGATCGCGCCGAGGGCGTCGATTGCTGCGGCCGCTGCCTTCTTGTCGGTGCCGGTTGCTTCGGCAAGGGCGGCGACAAGCTGCGTCTTGGTCATCTGGTTTGCCATGTCGTTCTCCTGTGACTTCGCCACTTCTGATGCGGGGCATTGCCGCGCTTTGGCCCGCATCAGAAGCACTTTGCCCCGTAGCTGCACTATGAAATGCGGGGCTTTGCAAGCCTTTTTGCGGTTGGTTGACGCAAATTCACAGGAATGCGGTCTCGTCGAAACTACGTAACTTGCGGCTATGCATCCGTTCCAGCGGCATGTCGCGCAGCAATTCCATCGCGCGGATACCGATCTGCAAGTGTCTGGAAACCTGCGTTTTATAGAAATCCGACGCCATTCCGGGCAGTTTCAATTCGCCATGCAAGGGTTTGTCGGACACGCACAGTAAGGTGCCGTAAGGGACGCGGAAGCGGAAGCCGTTTGCTGCAATTGTAGCACTTTCCATATCCAGCGCGACGGCGCGCGATTGCGACAGGCGTTGCACCGGCCCGCGGGGATCCGACAGTTCCCAGTTGCGGTTGTCGATCGAGGCGATGGTGCCGGTGCGCATGATGCGTTTCAGCTCGTATCCACTCAGGGCGGTGACTTCCTCGACGGCGTGTTCCAGCGCGACCTGAATCTCGGCCAGCGCGGGGATCGGCACCCATGGCGGCAGGTCATCGTCCAGCACGTGATCTTCGCGCAGATAGGCGTGGCCCAGCACGAAATCACCCAAGGCTTGCGAATTGCGCAGGCCCGCGCAGTGGCCGACCATCACCCACGCATGGGGGCGCAGCACGGCGATGTGGTCAGTCGCTGTCTTGGCGTTCGACGGACCAACCCCGATGTTCACCAGCGTGATACCCTGCCCGTTGGCGCGCTTGA carries:
- a CDS encoding Hint domain-containing protein, with translation MATVTVHLPADFTITRNDGSNGGRGSSTWNSGLIQAGRDYDAFDGEQIDLRFVFNSSAEQTISFDDEDGLLKDATQSVSGDSIPTDRLNSAITIGGTTYTPTDIGTTMGQGAVYVESEYALKLQDVAGNLFKVAVISISTGYQINIVGFVFEGSIPADGTILYFLTNTGSYLNGNDATISLAPARPVTCFAGGTQILTDRGLLAVDDLAVGDMVVTLDGGAMPVRWVGSRHLSALDLAAQPKLRPIRIRAGAFGPGVPAADLLVSPQHRVLVNSVVAQRMFNAAQILIAAKELVGLPGVEVAVDLQDVSYWHFMFDSHQVVFSNKLPTESLFTGKEALKSLGASARMEILALFPELSEEQLTTRAPARQIVKGAQGRKFVERILRNGKRLAA
- the aroC gene encoding chorismate synthase, yielding MSINTFGHLFRFTTWGESHGPALGAVVDGCPPGIAVDAAMLQHWLDKRKPGQNRNTTQRQEPDAVEILSGVFEGKTTGTPIQLLIRNTDQRSKDYGDIATSFRPGHADITYYQKYGIRDYRGGGRSSARETAARVAAGGIAREVLKALAPQVKITAYMVQMGSRAIDRTRFDWDEIARNDFWCPDAETAVLWNDTLDHLRRKDHDSVGAMIEVVASGVPVGLGAPIYGKLDSDLASAMMSINAVKGVEIGEGMAAAALRGSENADGIYYEDGEIRYGSNHAGGILGGISTGQDIVVRFAVKPTSSILTPRQSIQIDGTPLEVITKGRHDPCVGIRAVPVAEAMMALVLADHLLLDRGQTGGVRGHIGAD
- a CDS encoding HU family DNA-binding protein, whose translation is MANQMTKTQLVAALAEATGTDKKAAAAAIDALGAIITKEVAEGGAVTLPGVGKFYCRERPARMVRNPRTNESHEKPADKAVKVTVAKALKDSVNA